The genomic DNA GCTCACGGGAGCCAAGGGGTCGGTCGGAACGGCCATCAGAGAAGGATTGGCCGACGAGTACGACTGGCGGTATCTGTTTCACAACCCACCGCCGTTCGACCCGGACCATCCATACCTTGTCGGGGACGTAAGCGACGAGGAACTCGTCGCCGAGGCCTGTGAAGATGTCGGGGCAGTCGTCCACCTCGCCGGCGACCCCCGGCGTGACGCACCGTGGGACTCCGTGCTGGAGAACAACATCCACGGGACGAAGGTGCTCTACGATGCGGCCATCGAGGCCGGCGTCGAGAAGTTCGTCTTCGCCTCCTCGAACCACGCGGTCGGTCACTTCGAGACGGACCGGAAGCCGGAGCTCTACCGCACCGATGACGACTTCCGGCTCGACGGCACCGAGTTCCCGCGGCCGGGCAATCACTACGGCATCTC from Natronomonas pharaonis DSM 2160 includes the following:
- the azf gene encoding NAD-dependent glucose-6-phosphate dehydrogenase Azf, encoding MDETVLLTGAKGSVGTAIREGLADEYDWRYLFHNPPPFDPDHPYLVGDVSDEELVAEACEDVGAVVHLAGDPRRDAPWDSVLENNIHGTKVLYDAAIEAGVEKFVFASSNHAVGHFETDRKPELYRTDDDFRLDGTEFPRPGNHYGISKATGEVIGRYYHDEYGIDVCNIRIGNLTKGHPPKEYERGQAMWLSYRDCAHLHDRALQADYDFEIVYGISDNDRKYYSLERAKDVLGYEPKDNSADYHFDGTPKDDA